The sequence AATCCTATCAAGAAGCTTTTTGTTCGTACTGCTGTTAAAAACTCACGTTTTGTTAGTATAAATATTTTACGCATTTTTTACCTCCTTTTCGTCCGGACTTGCAATCCTTATAAATATATCGTTTAATGATGGTTTTGTTGTTTCGAACTTTGATACTTTAGTTTTCGACAGAATTGTTCTAATCATCTCCTGAGTATCAGTTTCTTTTGAAACACGGATTTCTTGCATTTGTCCAAAATCCGTAATCTTTTCAATTCCGGGAATTTCTTTCAAAATTGATGATCCATTATCTGTGTGAATTCGTATGGTATCGGTTCCAAATTGGTCTTGAATTGAAGTTAAAGTACCATCTAATACTTTTTTTCCTTTATAAATCATAAAAATATAATCGCACATTTTTTCTGCAACATTCATGTCGTGAGTACTAAAAATAACTGTTGCACCTCTTGATTGAATATCCAAAATTGTGGTTCTTAAAATTTCAGAATTTACCGGATCCAGGCCACTAAAAGGTTCGTCAAGGATAATTATTTCAGGTTTGTCAATTATAGTAGCAATAAACTGAATTTTTTGACTCATCCCTTTACTCAGAGTTTCAACCTTTTTGTTTGCCCATTGCGAAAGGTCAAACTTTTCCAACCAATAATCAATCTCTTTTTTAATATTATCGGTATTTTTCAAATCTGCATGAAATTGCAGAACATCTTTGACTTTCATTTTTTTATATAGTCCACGTTCTTCGGGCAAATAGCCTATATTATCAAGTTTGCTACCCAAATATTCGTTTCCAAAAAGTTTGATGCTTCCACTATCAGGATATAAAATATTCATTATCATACGAATAGTGGTAGTTTTACCTGAACCATTTGGGCCAATAAAACCATAAATGCTCCCTTTTGGAACTTTCAAAGACAGATTGTCAACTGCCTTGTGCTTACCAAAAGTTTTGGTGATTTTTTCAAGTTCAATTGTGTACATTTTTATATAAATTAATTAGTTATTAAAATATCTATTTCAAACAAAACTCATTTACACTCTTTCAATCAACATTTTATATACTTCACAAATCATATACTATGCAAATATAGAAATAAACATATTTATATTCCAAATTTTTATGTTGCTTTTTTTTATTTTTTTTACTATAATTTTATTATCTCCTGTTTATCAGTATTT comes from Bacteroidota bacterium and encodes:
- a CDS encoding ATP-binding cassette domain-containing protein, whose protein sequence is MYTIELEKITKTFGKHKAVDNLSLKVPKGSIYGFIGPNGSGKTTTIRMIMNILYPDSGSIKLFGNEYLGSKLDNIGYLPEERGLYKKMKVKDVLQFHADLKNTDNIKKEIDYWLEKFDLSQWANKKVETLSKGMSQKIQFIATIIDKPEIIILDEPFSGLDPVNSEILRTTILDIQSRGATVIFSTHDMNVAEKMCDYIFMIYKGKKVLDGTLTSIQDQFGTDTIRIHTDNGSSILKEIPGIEKITDFGQMQEIRVSKETDTQEMIRTILSKTKVSKFETTKPSLNDIFIRIASPDEKEVKNA